The Ichthyobacterium seriolicida sequence TTTATGGTGCTAACTATTTCGATCAAAATATAGGCAGTTGGAATGTTTCTAATGTTACAGATATGAGCTTTATGTTTTTAAACGCTAAATCTTTCAATCAGAATATAGGCAGTTGGAATGTTTCTAATGTTACGGATATGAATTCGATGTTTAGAGGTGCTACAAGGTTCAATCAGAATATTAGTGGATGGCAAATACATAACAGTAATGCAATGACTGATATGTTTCATGGAGCTACATCAATGACCGAAGACTATAAACCTAAATCAGGAAACTAGTTAATCTAACATACTTAGTTTTAGGTAACTAGTTGACACTATCGCGTAAAGTGTGTAAAGTTTCTATTTAGGATAAAAATCCTAGATATTTTTTAAAAAAAACTAATTAAAACTTTATACAAATGAAAAAAGAAGATTTGTTAAAAGATGAACTCTTAAGACAATTCAAAATAAGAGAAGATCTAATGTCATTTCTAAAAGATATTTAAAGACGAGGTATTGAAAAGATTCCAGAAGGGGGAATTAGATTCACATTTGGATTATTCTAAATATGAGCAATCAAAGAATACAAATTTTCGCAATGGATATTCTACAAATAATGTTAGGACATCATTAGAAGAGAGCAAGATTAAAGTTCCAAGAGATAGAGATTCTTCTTTTAATCCTATGTTAACCCCTAAACGACACTATCCTGTAAAGTGTGTAAAGTTTATATTTAGGAAAAAAAATCCTAGATATTTTTTAAAAAAAACTAATTAAAACTTTATACAAATGAAAAAAGAAGGATTTATTAAAAGATGAATTCTTAAAACAATTCAAAACAGGAGAAGATCTCGATGTCATTTCTAAAAGATATTCAGAGACGAGGTATTGAAAAGATTCTAGAAGGGGAATTAGATTCACATTTGGATTATTCTAAATATGAGCAATCAAAGAATACAAATTTCCGCAATGGCTATTCTACAAAAAATGTTAGGACATCATTAGGAGAGAGCAAGATTAAAGTTCCAAGAGATAGAGATTCCTCTTTTAATCCTATGTTAATCCCTAAACGCAAAAATATGGCAGAAGGATTAGAAAATATAATCATCAGTTTTTATGCCAAGGGGATGAATAATTCAGACATAGAGGATCAAATACAAGAGTTATACAATTTTGATATTTCTACATCTACCATATCCCGTATCACAGATAGAGTGACAAATGATATCATAGCCTGGCAAAATAGACCTCTAGAGCCTGTATATTTGATAGTTTGGATGGACGCTATAGTATTCAAGGTTAGGGAGAATTCCAAAGTGATCAACAAGAGTATGTACATCGCTATTGGCCTTGGTAGAGATGGAAAAAAAGAAGTATTAGGCTTATGGTTAGGGAAGAATGAATCCTCTGCATTTTGGATGAGCGTATTAACAGATCTAAAGGCTCGAGGAGTTGAGGATATACTTATCACAGCTACGGATAATTTAAATGGCTTTACCCAAACTATAAAAAATGTATTTCCTGAATCTACAAACCAAATATGTGTAGTACATCAAATCAGGAATTCAAGCAGATATGTAGTATGTAAGGATAAAAAGACGTTTTTTAATGACATGAAATCAAATATACAATTCCCCTACTAAACAATCAGCTGAGGCTGCCCTAAATGACTTTGCAAAAACATGGGAATCTAAGTATTCCTATGCTGTTAAAAGCTGGCGAGATAACTGGGAGGAACTGTCTGCTTTTTATGAGTTTCCCGTAGAAATCAGGAAAATTATTTACACGACCAATTTGATTGAAAACCTCAATGGAAAAATCAGAAAGTATACCAAAAACAAATTGTCATTCCCAACTGATGATGC is a genomic window containing:
- a CDS encoding transposase, whose product is MKRFQKGELDSHLDYSKYEQSKNTNFRNGYSTNNVRTSLEESKIKVPRDRDSSFNPMLTPKRHYPVKCVKFIFRKKNPRYFLKKTN